AAAGCACAATGAGAGCGTGGGGCAAGCAGGTGGCAGGGACCCTGGACAGGCTGGCTGAAGGTCTGGTTCCATGCCTCTAATGTTTCCATTGGTGCTGGGCATCTGCTGGTCCCTCAGCTGCTACCTCTGCCTTGTGAGTGGAGCCCACCAGGTCTCAGAGCTGCAGGGGACGGGTGTTGCTCCTCAAGGACACAGGCAGTAGGGCTATGAGGTACTCGGGTTGAGTATCATGGCTGTGGAGCAATGCACGTGAGCCTTACCTGGCTGAATTTCCTGTGACCAGCCCATGCCAGGCGGTGGCAGGGAAGCACTTGCCAGCAGAGACTATGCCTGTTGATCCTCCTGAGGCAATCCTGCTGCAGAGTGCTGTGAGTGGAAGCTGCTCTTACAGCACTCCCCTGCACAAGCGGCTCACACCACCATTAAGCAGCATGGGGTTACAGACAGCCTGACTGCAGCTGCTTCACGTTTCCTTCGGCAGTGAGGAAGCAAAGATCGTGGCTCCAGCCCAAGAAGCCATGGGAAATACTCACACTGTCTCCAGTGGGCTCTGCGTTACAGCCTGAGAGACCTAGAAGCCGTGGTGGAAACCATCTCAGCATCAGGACCATTCTGATTTCTCTGGCACTTGGGGAAATCAGCTGCATCCAGGCAAATGTCAGCACGGCTATTGgggaagcagagctggaaaagagCAAGGCAAGATGAACTGAGACATActgccagggagcagcaagaCCAGACCTGCTCCACAAGGGCAGATGAGCCACAAGCCGAGGGTGGCCACCGCACAGTCAGGGAACAAGCCCTCATCGGCAGGGCAGGGACAAGTCAGTGACAGGTCCCATCAGCAGTGATCATCAGGCCAAGGCAAGGCGGCAAGTCAGGTTCCAGGTTGGCAAGGGAAGTGCAATGAACAAGTCTGGTCTGACAGGGGTAAATAAAGTCTCCAGTACCTTCATAGCTCAAACCAGGACTGGGGTTCTGGGCCTGCATTTAAATagagcccccagcccaggggtGGAGGCAGGGGGTGTGTCTCAGGTGAGCCTGATCAGGACAATTAGGGGCAGCTGATGCACCCAGGGCCCTGGCAGCCAAGTCCGCTGGCATGTCTAGAACAGAGGAAGGCCAGAGGCTCCAtgtccaaaagagaaaaatacgGTACATCCTAAAGATGAGATGACTTAGAGGAGGCCAGTGCCATAAGGTAAATGCATGGTATGGCTGTGAGAGGGCAGGCCTGAGGCATCTCCCAGCTGGCAAAGATCAGCTCTTTCTCCCCAGGAGATCCCTGAGGAGAGCAagcctttcctcctgctgctgctcacctGCCGTGCCCCCCGAGCACCCCTCGGGGCAGGAGACCCTGTGTGCAGGGGGACTGTGGGGCTGCACACGGGCAGGGGGGGTGGATCTGGGGGGCTCCTAGTGCCACAGGGTGGGGTGGATGTGGTCAGAGAGGTAGTGGGATGTGGAGCAGTGCCAAGAGCGTGACACTCCCGGGAAGGCCGGGCACAGGCAAGAGCTAGGGCTGAGGAGCAAGCCTCACCTCTCCTTCACGGTTCCTTCCACAGCTGCTGGCTGTCGCTGTCTTTGCCCATCAGTGAGCAGCGGCCAGTGCCATGGATGAGGTGACGGAGCTGGAGATGGGGGGGAACTCCCTCCTAAAGGCAGTGTGGCTCGGCCGGCTCCGGCTGACCCGGCTACTGCTTGAAGGGGGGGCTTACATCAATGAGAGCAACGAGAAAGGGGAGACCGCCCTGATGGTGGCCTGCATCACCAAGCATGTCGACCAGCAGAGCATTAACAAGGCCAAGATGGTGAAGTACCTGCTGGACAACAGAGCTGACCCCAACATCCAGGACAAGTCTGGGAAAACAGCCCTCATGCATGCCTGCATCCGCGGCGCCGGGGGGGATGTggtgtccctgctgctggagaatGGGGCAGACCCCAGCCTGGAGGACCACTCAGGAGCATCAGCTCTGGTCCACGCCATCAATGCCGATGACAAGGATGTGCTGCAGCACCTCCTGAACGCCTGCAAAGCCAAAGGGAAGGAGGTGATCATTATCACTATGGACAAGTCGGCCTCTGGCACCAAGACTGCCAAGCAGTACCTGAACGTTCCCCCCTCGCTGGAGTTCAAGGAGAAGGCCCCCCCTGAGGCATGCACAgcaccctccagcacccacTTGAAAAATCCTGGCTCGGCACCTTCCCCTGCTGAGAAGGAGAGCGGCAACTTCGGCCCACTCCCGTCGCACCCTGGGGACAGCCCCTCTGCCAGGTCTGCCGACGAGCCACCCTCCCCGGGCCAGAGAGCCGGCGCAGCCAGGAGAGCCCGCCTGCCCCAGCTGAAACGGCTACGGTCAGAGCCATGGGGTCTGGTCGCACCCTCAGTGCTGGCGGCCTCCACACACCACGACGACACGCGGGTCTGCGCAGACGACGAGGTGATCATGGGCATCGGCGACCTCTCGCTCTCCAAAAAGGCTCCTCTTGCCTGGAGtggcagcagcaagagcaaggacccctctctcttccccccgGTAGACGAGCAGGCTCTGAGGACACCGCCAGCCCCTGGGCCACTGGCGAGGAAAGCAGCCTACGAGAAGAGCCAGGCCGCCCACCAGCGCCTGCCCCGAAGAGGCACAGTCCCCGAAGAGCCGGAGAGCGTCGGCTCCACTGTTGCCGGCTCGGCCACAGCAATGGACACGCTGCACTGGcggaggctgagcgccgagcACTACGACTGCGACCACCAGGTCTCCAGTGTCCCTGGCCTGACCGAGGCGGGGAAGGTGCCGTCAGAGAGGAGGAAGCTCAGCGGTTCCCACCTGGCCTTGCTGGATGGCTCACGGGAGTCCCTGGACAGCATGGCCGGCACATCGCCTGCGACCGTCCGGCACCGACCGCCCGGCTTGCTGGAGAGGCGAGGGTCCGGGACCCTGCTGCTGGACCACATCTCCCACACGAGGCCGGGATATCTGCCCCCCCTGAATGTGAATCCCAACCCCCCGATCCCCGACATTGGCTCCAACAGCAAAGCCTCCTCTCCGCTTGCTGCCTGCTTTAAGTCCCTGGTACCCATCGCTCCCAGCTCGCCCAGACGGGGCGACTTGAGAGCCAAAAGGAAGCTTCTCCGGAGACACTCCATGCAAGCGGAGCAGATGCGGCAGCTCTCTGATTTTGAGGAAATAGTGGCCCAGTAACCATGTCACCATTTGCTTCCCAGGAAGGTTACCAAACCAGTGCTCTCCGTGCAGAAACGTGATGGTTCCCGCACAGAGCGGTGACTTGGCCCTGGAGAAGCACTGGCAGCCGTGGGGGTCAGACCTGTGCCCAGGGCCTGAATCAGGAGGTTCCTGTTCCCACATGCCAGAGCTGTAAGGAGAGCCTGAGCATCCAGCCCAAGCAGCTGAAGTCTCTCTTGTACTCTTTATTCACTTCTGGATCTTACCCCAGGAGCAACTACCTGAGAGATCAATCCCAGACCATCTGAGACGGTCAGGCTTCACACAAAGGCTCCTGCCTGCAGTTCAGTTATTCCTTGTTATTTAcaatctgcttttcttccatcccGCTCATTCTGACACAGAAACCCATCTGGAGCCCCACGCCGGTGAGCCGTGGGGCTAATGTGTTTGTGAAGTGCCTACCAGGAAGGAAAGGAGCTTAATGCTGTGCGAGGTTGGACAGAAACACCCCTCCCTAGCAATTGAATGTATTGATACCCTCACTGTGCTGGAGAGGGAGACAATTCTCCACCTCAGAGATTTCCAAGCACTTTGAAACTCCAGAGGCTGAGCTAATCCCACTACTGCTGCAACCCGGTGCTTCAGTGGGCCCGGATCTGGAACAGGTTTGTCTCTGTCTCTGAAACAACCAAGGTTCAAGGGCATTTCCCACCACAATGAGCAACTCCAAGCACTGAATTCCTGGGCAGGGAGCACTCCCAGCTTGTTTACGTGGGAAGATTCTGCCAGCGATGGGGGAGCAAGGATGCCAAGTTGCCAAGGATGGCACGTGGTGAGCGTCAGGGGTTCACCCCAGCAGGGGAAAGCTGCAGGCACAGCACCGCAGCCaggctcctctctcctgctgaCCACGCTGCAACAACTATCCTCTGGGACCGAAGCAGAGCTGAGCCGCacgcaggcaggaggaggaggcagccgCAGGATGGCTCTGCATGGCATCGGTGtctgcagcagctctctgcaCAGCACCATCCTGATGCGGCGTGAGTCCAAGCCAGCAAACACGTCTGCATGGCTGGATGTGGGGGTGCGACTGCGATTCCTTCCCTGTGCACAGGGACCTGGgtgcccagccccacagacagGGCCATGCAGCACCCTGCCGCAGGACGGGGCCTCCACCAGCAGCATGTGGCAGCTTTGCAGCATCAGGGCAGCAAGACCGCACACCGCCAGCCCCCTCCCACTCCCAcggccctggccccagccaggCACCAGCCGGCAGTGGGGAGCACTCCTCACCCCGTGCTTAGCTGGGACTATGAGCTGGATGTGTGCCGGAGCTGCCATCAGTCAGCCAAACCCACCACACGGAGCCAGCTGCGAAGAGGAAACAGcccacagccctgtgctggTGACTCGGCGAGTGTTTCGGATCTGCAGCCCACCCTGAACATCGTGCCACCCATCTGAGGCCAAGCGAGAACGACTCCCGTGGGTTTATTCAATGAAGTCTCACGTGTCCTGACGCCCACTGCACAGTCGGCGTCACTTTGACAAGCGAGTGGCAGCAGTCTCACCCCGCCGGGACTGATGTCGGATTCTGCCCTTGCCTCAATCAGCCCAGCACATGcttccatccatccttccaaAACTGCTGGCAAAGAGCCGGTTCCTTGCCCAGGGCATTATCCACCTTGCTCCAGGCTGTTGCAAAACTTTGCACAGTTCCTGCACAAAGCAGCACCGTGTTTTCGTTTTAACTGCACAAGAATGTTCTCTGACAGTGCATCTGAGATTTAAATATGCTGTTTAGAGCAAAAGTGGGCTTATATTT
This region of Buteo buteo chromosome 13, bButBut1.hap1.1, whole genome shotgun sequence genomic DNA includes:
- the ANKRD34C gene encoding ankyrin repeat domain-containing protein 34C, yielding MDEVTELEMGGNSLLKAVWLGRLRLTRLLLEGGAYINESNEKGETALMVACITKHVDQQSINKAKMVKYLLDNRADPNIQDKSGKTALMHACIRGAGGDVVSLLLENGADPSLEDHSGASALVHAINADDKDVLQHLLNACKAKGKEVIIITMDKSASGTKTAKQYLNVPPSLEFKEKAPPEACTAPSSTHLKNPGSAPSPAEKESGNFGPLPSHPGDSPSARSADEPPSPGQRAGAARRARLPQLKRLRSEPWGLVAPSVLAASTHHDDTRVCADDEVIMGIGDLSLSKKAPLAWSGSSKSKDPSLFPPVDEQALRTPPAPGPLARKAAYEKSQAAHQRLPRRGTVPEEPESVGSTVAGSATAMDTLHWRRLSAEHYDCDHQVSSVPGLTEAGKVPSERRKLSGSHLALLDGSRESLDSMAGTSPATVRHRPPGLLERRGSGTLLLDHISHTRPGYLPPLNVNPNPPIPDIGSNSKASSPLAACFKSLVPIAPSSPRRGDLRAKRKLLRRHSMQAEQMRQLSDFEEIVAQ